One window of the Archangium primigenium genome contains the following:
- a CDS encoding LEA type 2 family protein: MHRRLFLSLVPGLVGCAGVSLRSDALDDAVRVRDVTLVFTPKGEGSLTLVLDVDNPSAWDATLSGVDYTLRLDGRRYAVGTRGEALALAARAHQSLTVSFPLVCEPQGSSLERTRSWRVAVDGAVALTFAGHTVRRLPFRDQRDLRLARFQPLQLKPE; this comes from the coding sequence ATGCACCGGCGCCTCTTCCTGTCGCTCGTGCCGGGCCTCGTGGGCTGTGCCGGGGTGTCCCTGCGCTCGGATGCCCTGGACGACGCGGTGCGGGTGCGGGACGTGACGCTCGTCTTCACGCCCAAGGGCGAGGGTTCGCTCACGCTGGTGCTGGACGTGGACAATCCTTCCGCCTGGGACGCGACCCTCTCCGGCGTGGACTACACCCTGCGCTTGGACGGGCGGCGCTACGCGGTGGGCACACGGGGTGAGGCGCTGGCCCTGGCGGCCCGGGCGCATCAATCGCTCACCGTCTCCTTTCCGCTCGTCTGCGAGCCCCAGGGCTCCTCCCTGGAGCGTACGCGCTCCTGGCGGGTGGCGGTGGACGGCGCGGTGGCGCTCACCTTCGCCGGGCACACGGTGCGTCGACTGCCCTTCCGGGACCAGCGCGACCTGCGGCTCGCCCGCTTCCAGCCCCTCCAGCTCAAGCCGGAGTGA
- a CDS encoding protein kinase domain-containing protein, with the protein MASQPDLGGYEVVGRLAVGGMAEVYQARAKSSTQRSPGEPDEIVLKRLLPAYRNEGAYVKAFVDEAKLTVRLRHPNIVRTFRLFKAGPDYLMVQELVSGRTLGFMQELLFKAGAAMPPEAACYIAWCVLKALDYIHRAKAGEGGATIIHRDVNPANVLLSVAGDVKLTDFGVADVEGMMRGDSGALRGTLPYMSPEQVLGQPVDARSDLFSVGVMLWEMLAGRRLHVAEGEAELMHRVRDARVPLLSSLPLELPDYAVQVVRKALFADKTRRFQSAAEFVRALESLSRRTGWPLTVEALKPLLGG; encoded by the coding sequence GTGGCGTCTCAACCAGACCTGGGTGGTTACGAGGTCGTCGGCCGTCTCGCGGTTGGCGGGATGGCGGAAGTGTACCAAGCGAGGGCCAAGTCCTCGACGCAGCGCTCGCCGGGAGAGCCGGACGAGATCGTCCTCAAGCGCCTCTTGCCCGCCTACCGCAACGAGGGCGCGTACGTGAAGGCCTTCGTCGACGAGGCGAAGCTCACCGTGCGCCTGCGTCATCCGAACATCGTGCGCACCTTCCGCCTGTTCAAGGCGGGCCCGGACTACCTGATGGTCCAGGAGCTGGTGTCCGGCCGCACGCTGGGCTTCATGCAGGAGCTCCTGTTCAAGGCGGGCGCGGCGATGCCGCCGGAAGCGGCGTGCTACATCGCCTGGTGTGTGCTCAAGGCGCTGGACTACATCCACCGCGCCAAGGCCGGCGAGGGTGGGGCCACCATCATCCACCGCGACGTCAACCCGGCCAACGTGCTGCTGAGCGTGGCGGGCGACGTGAAGCTCACCGACTTCGGGGTGGCGGACGTGGAGGGGATGATGCGCGGGGACTCGGGTGCGCTGCGCGGCACGCTGCCGTACATGAGCCCCGAGCAGGTGCTGGGCCAGCCCGTGGACGCGCGCAGTGACTTGTTCTCCGTGGGCGTCATGCTCTGGGAGATGCTGGCGGGTCGCCGGCTGCACGTGGCCGAGGGCGAGGCGGAGCTGATGCACCGGGTGCGCGATGCGCGCGTGCCGCTGCTGTCCTCGCTGCCCCTGGAACTGCCCGACTACGCGGTGCAGGTGGTGCGCAAGGCCCTCTTCGCGGACAAGACGCGGCGCTTCCAGTCCGCCGCGGAGTTCGTCCGCGCGCTGGAGTCCCTCTCGCGCCGCACGGGTTGGCCGCTCACCGTGGAGGCCCTCAAGCCGCTGCTGGGGGGCTGA